From Punica granatum isolate Tunisia-2019 chromosome 1, ASM765513v2, whole genome shotgun sequence:
TTGCCTTGGACGTCCGCCATGACAACCTCCATCTTTGTCATGCGGCCCTCAAACGAACTTAGTGGATCCCTCGAGCTTTCCCGCTACTTCTTGGACTTTGCCCTCGTCTCATCGATCACCACCTCCGATTGGTTAGTGGTTGCCATCGCCTTAGACCTTCGCTCTAATACCACTTGTCACGGGCTTGCTATTTTGTCTAGCGTTCCCTACCCGTGCGGCCCTAGAATCGCTATTCTAGGCAGCCTTTCCATTCACAGAacttctagagagagaaactagAGAGAGAAGCTCTGGAAAATGATACTTGTGTTGCTTTTTCAAGTGTATCTACAATTGAGAAGGTGATGCCCTTATATAGGCACTCGGTATTTGATGTACATCCAACTACTTCTACCATCTACTggtataaatataattatccTAACTACCGACATTAATTACAGAAGGATTGAGAAACTTCTAGAAGGTTCGGGGACCGAGGCTCTCTAGAAGACTCCATCGCACGCATTCCCTAGAAAACCTCAACAACTTCGGGCTCTTTCGATCATCTTCGATGTTAGGAAGATTCGTTCGTAACACTTGCATATATAACTGTGGCTATAATTCTACATGTTCTGATATCGTTCTATGATGAACAATTATAAACAAATAGAAAACGTGAATCAACGAGGAAAAGCATTGAGATGAACTAGACACTGACTAATAATAAATCATACGGTTGAAAAATGAAGGAAGAAAATGTGAGATTTTATCTTAAGAGAATCAATTAAAGATCGATAATCGATCCTGATCAAATTTTAAGTAGTCTACCTACTAGTTATGTCCATGTGATCCTACATATATAACATTCGTTGTTGGTATTTCCATATTCAAGAAGAATATAAATGTGAATAATTATCACGACAAATAAGAAAATTGCAAGACACCCGCAAAATTCCGTAACGAAACGGCATTAACTTTCCTTATGAATGAACGCAAAATCAAAGACTCTGTGCGACATTTTTGCTGCTGTCATTGTCCTTTAATATTTGTCCCCATCCCATGGAAGCGGCTTCACGCGGCTGTTGGTTGGGAGATTGATtgaccttttatttattttttcacccAATCCACGGATAATAGTAATTAACTAATTAGATTTAGTACAGTGACACTATTTCACGATCGATAATACGTGTTTTTGAGCCTGATTCTCATTATTGGATTTATTCCACACCCCTTcctatttatttctttttcggtCCACAAACTTCTCTTCCTAATTAAAGTGTCGCGCCGAACCCTGCTCATCCGGGacacatatgtatatgtatgcatTAAGGACAAAGGGGACAATAGCCTCCCACAGTCCCacgaaaaaaatgtaatgcaAAACGCGTTTTTGATAGCCGAAATCCCTCAGCCTACACATCTATAATGGGGCCACAAATCGCGTCGGATAGGATTGAATTTGGACTCACTCATTTTACTTAATGGGGTTAGTTAAAGCTAGGGCAGCGATATCACCGAATTATGGACCCCGGCCCCTCAAAATCTTACATCAATTCGACGACTTTATGCGAGACATATGTATACGAGAAGCTCAATCCTGGATGGATTTGCAGGATTAGACATTCATGACAAGGAAGGAACTGTATGTTTTGACACTTATGGAATTAATAGGAACGCTCATGAAAAACGAATTGTCTCGGCCGATATCGTACAAAAAGAAAGggggaaattaaaaattttatgtaattaGATAGGCCGGTGAGGAAAAAGAGGGTTAGTTAAAAGGGGAGGCCCCAACAGTTTTCATGATCTTGTCACCGATAAACCAAACAATTCACACTCTATCCTCATAGAAAGTTTGCAACATAGCAACAATTAGAAACCAACTCCACACACGCAAAGAAGGTCCATCCACGTACGTCAACGCATATGacttttcacaattttaatCATACGTGTTTTATTTGGACTGTATTGTGTGAATATGTGGCTATGTTCGACACATGATCATGCACCATTGAGATTGTAGTCCAGCTGAAATGCTGCGTTAAGATCTCGGTTCAAGCCTCTTTGAAGGCGGGTTCCAGAGGAAAGGTTCTAAAACTTTTGGTCGACGTTGTTTGTTGGAGTAGTAATTCATCAACTTAGACATGGGCGTGGCATGTAACCCAATAGTCCTTCAACGTCTTGTTCGTGCATGATGCATGGCTATCGCATCTTGTGATAACTATGACTGAAGCAGAACATTCTGCCACAGGAAAGGGCATTAATTGTCATCATTCCCGGTGAATGGAAAATATTGAACCAGCATCATTTGGCCATTTGAATGAGTAACATCCAATGAGAATACATATGATTATCAAATTCGCCTCATAGTGCATTTCCACAGATTTTCATAACCAAACAGTTTGATTGGTTACTAATGATTCATAATTAATGGATAATGTTAGCTGAATATTTATACCACTAATTGTCAGGCCATATGTTATTACAAAGAATTTGGCAAAAAATTgtcttgaaaaaataatgtaaaagcAGCATAATGTATTTTATGCTACGCAGGCCCAAACCCAAACATTTCTGCTGGTAATGAAGATTCAAGTTGGGCCGAGATGGGCTAAAGAGTGAAAATGCCAGGCCGATCGGGCCCAGAAGAAAAATACATACATGAAGAACGTTTATGTACATCATGGCAAACATGGCTCCATCTGATCgaacacccccccccccccccccccccccccccccccgagcTGAGCCAATCCGAGCCTAAGTTTGCCAGTCAAACGAGCCAAGTCAAGCCAAACTCAATAGGACTCAACTCGAAAAAGCTCGTGAGTCTAAacgagttttttttaaaaatcttatatatatatatatatatatatatagctataaCCTGCATAATACAAGGTCCATAAGAATAAGTGTTAGCCCATATGATTATTAtaattagggaaaaagacaaaaatccCCATTGTGGTTTGGGGTTGGGACAAATAACATCCCTTTTTTTTGACAATTAGCCCCATATGGTTTACTCCGTTAGACACAAAGGGTtacgactttttttttttttttttttttcatttttagtcctcaatctttaaccttttaatcattttggttataaatattttttcttttatcattcatatcctaaactttttattttgtttcattttaatccAACAAAGACAATCGAAAGGGAAAGGGGGTTGGGACCGCTAATCGGCGACCCCGATCCCGAATCGATCAGGGACCTCCGACGGCCCCGACCCCGAATCTACCGAGGACTCCAAGTAAGACGCTGGCGACCTTGACCCCGAATCGACAGGGCCTCCGAGTCAGAGTCCCTGGTCGATTCGAGGTCGGGGCTGTCAATCGATGACCTCGACCGTGACCTCGATTccttttcgattttctttgttggactaaaatgaaacaaaatgaaaagtttaggataagaatgataaaagaaaaagatttataatcaaaatgattaaaatattaaagattgaggactaaaaatggaaaaaaaattaatgccgTAACCACCTATGTCTGACGGAGCAAACTACAGGAGCTAATTGTCCCAAATAAAAGAACATTGTGCGATTTGTTCAAACTCCAAACCACAAGGggatttttgtctttttcccttataattattattgattttgttTTAAGTCTAAACAAGTTCAAGCTCATTTGAGCTTATACAAGTCAAAGCTTTTTTGCTTCACTAGGCGAGTCTTAATGAGCCCAAgcctttattttattaaatgagCCGAACTCGAGCTTGAATCTAGACTGCTCAAGAGCTCGAACCTGAGCTCGAGTTCATGAGTCAATAAACAAGCTAAGCTTGACCTTCCTAGATTCGGTCTCGACTCAACTCAGCTTGTTTCTTTTACACCCCTAGGCAAACTCAATAATCCATTATAACCTTTCCAAGTGTAAGAGTTAGAACTTCCATGGTGTTGGGAGGGCACTGTGTGGTTTGCGCCTCTTTCTCCTGTACCATTGGATGGGATTAATAGAGCCCTTTTATTAACTGCGGTGCTTCTATTCCATCTATTCCCTTTCACTATCCCTCTCCTTCTATTTTTGCACAAGTAGTCAATCCAGAAACTAAAAATACGAAAGGATTCATAGTTAATGTCAGTGTTCCTTTATGCCCTATAGAGCcataatttgaaaatcttCCTTCTTACAAAATTGCCAAAAGAATTTATCTCAAAGgttgtaatttttcaattcaTAGTGGGAAATCCAGAGAGTTTTACGAATACATCCTACAAAATACTAATTCAGTTGTTATTACGGAAATTCCTGATGCAAATAATCCCGGTAGAATTTTATACTGTAAAGCCAAGATTATGaaaattctttttccttttgactGTACTACTCCTTTAACCACTCCACGAGAATTTTCTCAGCCCTATTCTCCTCAAACTTATGACTACTTAAACTATGTTACTACCTGGAGTCGAGCCTTTCTCTACTCCAGCTTTGCTCAtacttggtttttttttttttcattttggcaTAAGACATTAAAAATTTCCACGTTGGTTTTATGATTGGTGGGATTTTCATAGGGCTCTCCCAGAAATTCTACCACCAAAAACCTACGAAGTATGGAAAATATTTAGGGACGAAATCTCCATAAAGAAAGGAACACTTAAGATGAAAGGACTTCACTTTTTTGCCCAATTTTAGTGCCATGAATTTTTTGTTGGAACTTCAAAATGGAAAGGATTTCTCCATAAGAATGCCTATAGATTAATCATGACAAGTGTGACCCTCATTTTCCTGAACTCGAAAGACAGTCTAAGGTGAAGTAGTGGCCAAATTGCAAAGAAGATCAAGCATGTCCACAAGCCATTTAAAGGTGGATGGACAAACGAAAGGCACTTCTTTTAGATGTTACGaagaattcaaaatttttgctTATGAAAGCACAAATGCTGACCGACCTACATAAGGTTGGCTCCCTCGCAAGTTCAGGTTCAGAAGATTCATTCTATGTGTGGTCTTAAAGGTTCCGTCTCAAGGTCTACAGACCCTCCCAGATGACCTTTTTCAAGACTCTCAAATTCCCTACGAGGTATAAAATCATGatgaaagatgaagaagaaagcaAGAGAAAAGGTGACATGAACGGAAGATtcttttaaggaaaacaaAGAATAGTGTTTGCTTTAAGAATAGTGTTCGGAATAGTAAAACTTTTGactataaataatatttttctttattattgtATCGTActattcaattttattatttaaaaaccAATAATATTGTAGCCTTTAAAGAAATACCTTACACGTGTAAAGGTTTTGTTTTATAGAGCGCGAACACATATGAACTATTCAATTTCGAACTGGTAGAGCACACGAACTATACAGTTTCGGATCAGTGACCAACTAAAATTGCAGATGAAAGCAACAACGGCGGCACACTTAAATAGTCAGGTTAGTATGCTATCAACTGTATCAATTCCAAATAGGTCACATATCCACTAGCCAATAAAATTCCAGTTGACATAAACTATATATGGTAGCAAAGTTGTAGGGAAGTCGAAAGCATGAGCCTGAAAGTttgtaaaaaattcaataaatataaaaagcaaaagaatGGAAGGAAAGAATGAAATATCGAAAATCATGCATAACGAGATGGATAAAGATcgaaaatcacaaaaaaaaaaatggagaccACTCAAGGCTAACCTAACACCATAGAAGATGAACAGGCGTAACGAGTTGTATCCAGGCAATGTGTCGATCTACTTGAATACGATAATTTATTCATCGTAtcattgtttttattttatttttttggtaaactATTCATCATGTCCTCAACCAGCCTTTATTTCACCGACGGATTTCAGGATCAGTCGGACGGCCAACGAGAGACAGAAACATATGACCAGTCAACAAACGCCACCTGGAAAATGTCGCAGGGATCAGAAGATTCTATGTCGCACGCGCACTAAGTTAggttatttatattattttaataaaaattaaaaattcttaataatAATTGGAAAACCCAAGACTGAGATTGTTTTTTTGGTGGAATCCGAATAACATTCCTGGCAATCGTTCTGCATCTTCCTTCCCCCCAATTTTAGTTTCTCTTTGGGTCGATCGATTTTCATCGGTCGGTCGTCGGTCTTCTCGAAGCTCTCAGGTCAGCGATTCTCTCCCCCCCATTTGCTGCTCCTCAAGCTTCTATCTTTCCGATTGGATTGTGCTGAGGATTGACCCTCCTTCGGGTCAATTTCCCCTTTTATCCGATGTGATCTTAGGCTGTGATTTTGCGGGATCTGGGGTTTATGGTGGTAGTCTTTCATGGATGATCTGGGAATCCCAGTTGGGTTGTAATGTTATTGCCAGCAATAGTTCTGTTTGTAATTGGGAAGTATGAATTTGCTGATGATCTGATTGAAATGAATAGATTTTCTTAAACGCTGGATATGTTTCGATGCCACGTGACACAAAAATTTGTTTTCGATAAGCAAAACTTATGGAAATCTGATAAAACTGTATCACGCGGGTAATGGTTTCGCGAATTCTTTTATGGCATATGGATAATATGTTCTGCGTATGACTGCAAATACCATCTCGATGTCCTGGGAGAGTTGTCTTTGAGCTATTACATGAAGCAATCCTCGAAAGGTCAATTTTCTGGGACAGTCTTCTTAAAACAAAGTTTTGCCTGCTTTTTGTTGTTGATATCGTAGTTCTGTTTTGGACGACACTTCTTAGCAATGCCATATTCTTTGTATTGgcattttatttatgagtttTTATCTCTTGGGTGGGATTTAATCTGGCCCAAGTTATATGCTTTTTAACTTGTTTTGCCGTGTTTGGATTGACAAATTAAAGTAGGAGGTGCATGGAAAAATGATCGGTTGGGAACGCTTTCTTCCCTCAATACTTTAGCTTAGAGATGCAGTAGAAGGGGGGTGGACGTACTGCAAGGAAAATAATGTACTAACATTCCCTACTTTCTCAAGCTTAGGTAACTTATGGAGCAGAAAGAAATGTTTTGCTTCAAATTCATGCATTTCAAATATTCCCTTTCGTCTTTCCCATTTGAAAAGTTGAAAGAATGACTTCTAAAACACGAAATTGGTGTCTTATTCGGGGTACCTCCATTGCAACTAAAGTTGCTGGAAAAACTCCTAAATCAGTTTCCACTTCTTCTTAACATATTATAGTTCGATCTCTGCATAATCTATGAGCACGGTGTAATTGAGGTTGAGACTATATTTGATTGACAGGAACTCGATTTTGAGGTTCTTTTCAAGATGGCAAGTGGTTTTGGGGAATCAGCGAGCAGGCCACCCCAAAGTCCATCTTGCTCAAGCAACAGCAACAACAATGAAGCTGCTGGTAACTTTGAGTGCAACATCTGTTTCGACTTGGCCCAAGACCCAATTGTGACCTTGTGCGGGCACCTCTTCTGCTGGCCCTGCCTCTACAAGTGGCTCCATTACCACTCGCAATCCAAGGAATGCCCGGTCTGCAAGGCCCTTGTGGAGGAGGAGAAGCTGGTCCCGCTCTATGGCCGTGGAAAGACTTCCACTGACCCGAGATCGAAGTCCATCCCTGGCCTCAACATCCCGAACCGGCCTGCTGGCCAGAGGCCCGAGACCGCTCCTCCGCCACCTGATCCAAACCATTTCCACCAGCATGGATTTGGTTTCATGGGCGGATTGGGTGGGTTTGGTGGCTTCGCCCCAATGGCGACCACAAGGTTCGGGAACTTCACATTGTCTGCAGCCTTCAGTGGGCTAATCCCGTCTCTATTTAATGTCCAAGTCCATGGATTCCCAGATGCTGGAATGTTTGGCCCATCTGCGGGGTTGCCTTACGGGTACCCGAACACATTCCATGGAGCCCACATGCACGCCCACCATCACCACCACCATCATCACCACAGAGGCGGCCAGCGTAATCAGGACATTTACCTGAAGAGACTACTCATGCTTATCGGGTTCTTCGTCCTCCTCGCCCTTGTTTGGAATTGAGCTTAAAGTCATCATTAACTGAGATGTTTGAGTAGGTCTACGACTCGCCAGTTTATCCCGACTGTAAATGTTTGTAGTTGGAGCATATCGAGGCATTTGTTTCCGTTTAGATGATCATGTAAACTGTTCATACTTTACATCATCGGTTGTGTTTATGATTTGAATAAGGGTAGAAATTCGCGTGGCTCAATGGATTGCTGCAGAACAATGTGACAGTGgaccaaaatattttttactagATATTACTGCCGATCTGTCTAAACTTTGTTAGCAAGCAAGTGGGATTCAGAAGATAGAAGAGTACAGTGTCTGTGTCTGTGCATAAGTATTTATCCATGTGTTTTATATAATCGTAATCCTCAAACGAATTTCAAAGACCATTACTTATTTTGATAGGGCAACTAGTTGAATGACAAAAAATCGGAAATACATTTTATATGAacaataatagaaaaatagcGCAAGTTTAATTGTATATGGAGATGCATTTTGAACTCACATTGAGGTCTATCAAAACAGGTTGGAATATGTCGTAATATGGACTACCACggttataaaataaatatgatcAAGACCACGAATATGACATGCCTGCTGATGCGAATGACACCGTGTGCCCTCAGCTGGATGCAGCGGTCCATGTGGCCATGACCCTTGATGATTCCTTACCTCCGTGGGCTCCATGGCAGCGGTCCACTCCTCCTGCCCCCAGAACATCGCCTTCCATTTCACCTCCTCCGGTGCGGCTTCCTCCACCTTGCCctctctccttgccaccatTGTCTCTTCCCTCCTTCCCCTACCTGAAGTTCTGAATCTATCCCTTCGACGAATCCCTCGTGACAGGCCTCCTCTCTGCCTCCCTCCACCCCTCCCTTGACTCCCGCTCAATTACGCGCAGTGACCTCTCCACCCTCCTCACCCC
This genomic window contains:
- the LOC116192117 gene encoding E3 ubiquitin-protein ligase RNF185, which gives rise to MASGFGESASRPPQSPSCSSNSNNNEAAGNFECNICFDLAQDPIVTLCGHLFCWPCLYKWLHYHSQSKECPVCKALVEEEKLVPLYGRGKTSTDPRSKSIPGLNIPNRPAGQRPETAPPPPDPNHFHQHGFGFMGGLGGFGGFAPMATTRFGNFTLSAAFSGLIPSLFNVQVHGFPDAGMFGPSAGLPYGYPNTFHGAHMHAHHHHHHHHHRGGQRNQDIYLKRLLMLIGFFVLLALVWN
- the LOC116202627 gene encoding probable galacturonosyltransferase-like 2, translated to MPADANDTVCPQLDAAVHVAMTLDDSLPPWAPWQRSTPPAPRTSPSISPPPVRLPPPCPLSLPPLSLPSFPYLNDLSTLLTPCVHKVVYLDSDTLLVDDIADLAATPLRIVLAAPEYRSANFTSYFTQAFWASPKLSLTFSDRKGGPC